From one Caldithrix abyssi DSM 13497 genomic stretch:
- the thpR gene encoding RNA 2',3'-cyclic phosphodiesterase yields METIRSFVAIELPADLKKQIDQYQRQLKPLCRHTRWVNSKGLHITLKFLGEQEPDLIDRVQQNLFHVQGAVKPFRLTVKNFGAFPGKRSPRVLWLGVVSQPLEAVHDLFQFIEENLHGLGFVKEKRRFSPHLTLARVKQPGRFDPLWEYVQKHPFEPYTFEVNKIVLMRSILKPQGAEYRPIATYSLR; encoded by the coding sequence ATGGAAACCATTCGCAGTTTTGTGGCCATCGAATTACCAGCGGATTTAAAAAAACAAATCGATCAATATCAACGGCAATTAAAACCGCTGTGTCGGCACACGCGCTGGGTAAACAGCAAAGGGCTGCATATTACGCTCAAGTTTTTAGGCGAACAGGAGCCGGACTTGATTGACCGCGTACAGCAGAATCTGTTTCATGTGCAGGGCGCGGTAAAGCCCTTTCGGCTCACCGTTAAAAATTTCGGCGCCTTTCCGGGCAAACGCAGCCCGCGCGTCCTGTGGCTGGGCGTTGTCAGCCAGCCGCTCGAAGCGGTTCACGATTTGTTTCAATTCATCGAAGAGAATTTACACGGCCTGGGTTTTGTTAAAGAAAAAAGACGTTTTTCGCCTCACCTGACACTGGCGCGCGTTAAACAGCCCGGGCGTTTTGATCCCCTGTGGGAATACGTACAAAAACACCCCTTTGAACCTTACACTTTTGAAGTAAACAAAATCGTTTTAATGCGCAGCATCTTAAAACCGCAGGGCGCCGAATACCGTCCCATTGCCACGTATTCTCTGCGCTAA
- the pgsA gene encoding CDP-diacylglycerol--glycerol-3-phosphate 3-phosphatidyltransferase, translating into MRHSIPNQLTIFRILLTPVFVFFFLKGGTSNIRIASIIYLIASITDWYDGYIARRLHMITRLGQFMDPLADKILVSAALAVFAHENYLEWWAVILIITRDFLITGLRLFALYIGKPIITSVIAKWKTFLQMFFIFALLIYLNIPGVPEIRLDRVSNPYLIWTTLSMYLIVVLTIVSGVHYLIVNRSHAMELFKRTFYLLTKPFQSKGD; encoded by the coding sequence ATGCGACATTCAATTCCTAATCAACTGACAATATTCCGGATTCTACTGACGCCCGTTTTTGTTTTCTTTTTTCTCAAAGGCGGGACTTCCAATATTCGCATTGCCAGCATTATTTATTTGATAGCCTCCATAACCGATTGGTACGACGGTTACATTGCCCGTCGATTACATATGATCACGCGGCTCGGCCAGTTTATGGATCCGCTGGCCGATAAAATTCTGGTCTCTGCCGCGCTGGCCGTTTTCGCCCACGAAAACTATCTGGAATGGTGGGCAGTGATTTTGATCATAACCCGCGATTTTTTAATCACTGGCCTGCGCCTTTTTGCCCTTTACATCGGTAAGCCGATTATCACCTCCGTTATTGCCAAGTGGAAAACCTTTTTGCAAATGTTTTTTATCTTTGCTCTGTTGATTTACCTGAATATTCCCGGCGTACCGGAAATCCGGCTGGACAGGGTGTCCAACCCCTATTTGATCTGGACGACGCTCAGCATGTACCTGATTGTCGTTCTTACCATTGTTAGCGGCGTGCACTATTTGATCGTCAATCGTTCACACGCTATGGAGCTCTTTAAACGAACGTTTTATTTGTTGACTAAACCGTTCCAAAGCAAGGGAGATTAA
- a CDS encoding phosphatidylglycerophosphatase A: MKKGLIYVIGAGLGTGYAPVAPGTAGSLLAVLLFFLWPQASFFWLMMAIVFFLIGVPVSTAIEKEHGQDPSLVVIDEVVGQWLALIFLPIFNWKIALAAFLLFRLFDIWKPFPINRSQSLKAGWGIMVDDVLAGIYANIVLQIVLRSGLLR; this comes from the coding sequence GTGAAAAAGGGATTGATCTACGTGATAGGCGCCGGCCTGGGAACCGGTTATGCGCCGGTCGCCCCCGGTACTGCAGGCAGCCTTTTAGCCGTTCTTTTGTTTTTCCTCTGGCCTCAGGCTTCGTTCTTCTGGTTAATGATGGCCATCGTCTTCTTTTTGATTGGCGTGCCGGTATCAACGGCTATCGAAAAAGAACACGGACAGGACCCTTCGCTGGTGGTGATAGACGAAGTAGTGGGCCAATGGCTGGCTTTAATCTTTTTGCCGATTTTTAACTGGAAAATTGCCCTGGCCGCCTTTTTACTCTTTCGTCTGTTCGATATCTGGAAGCCCTTTCCCATCAACCGTTCGCAATCATTAAAAGCCGGCTGGGGCATCATGGTCGATGATGTTTTAGCCGGTATTTACGCCAACATCGTTTTGCAAATTGTTTTACGGAGCGGATTGCTGCGATGA
- a CDS encoding competence/damage-inducible protein A, which translates to MKAIKAEILSIGNELLAGITINTNAAYIAKQLHSIGIEVQRITVIPDQTEEILQALAGAQQRAQVVICTGGLGPTPDDITKQALCRFFDVPLEFEPTVFEDVQRFLNHRRISLNQANREQAVIPKCDLVLHNHRGTAPGLYFKRHNTHFFFLPGVPGEVRHLMQKDVLALLAEFYRLKPITTRLLRTTGIPESRLIDKIGDLLEQYRQFRLAFLPRFRGVDLRFTLPQDAEQERKTFEEFVASVKNRLQKYIFTEEEKELEEALGEILKGKGLTLSVAESFTGGLLGDLITNVPGSSAYFLGGAVTYSNASKMQLLGVKQQTLQTFGAVSQETVLEMARGVQNLFKSDCAIATTGIAGPGGATAQKPVGLCYIAARFKDKERVKKFQFGADRIMNKQRGAIAGLELLRRLILNIE; encoded by the coding sequence ATGAAAGCCATTAAAGCCGAAATTCTTTCCATCGGAAACGAGCTTTTAGCGGGCATTACCATTAATACCAACGCTGCTTACATCGCAAAACAGTTGCATTCCATCGGCATTGAAGTGCAGCGGATTACCGTAATTCCCGACCAGACAGAAGAAATTTTACAGGCCTTAGCAGGCGCTCAACAACGCGCACAGGTGGTTATTTGCACCGGCGGTCTGGGCCCCACGCCGGATGACATCACCAAACAGGCTTTGTGTCGTTTTTTTGACGTACCGCTGGAATTTGAGCCCACCGTTTTCGAAGACGTTCAACGTTTTCTCAATCACCGACGCATCTCTTTAAATCAGGCAAACCGCGAGCAGGCTGTCATTCCTAAATGCGACCTTGTTTTGCACAACCATCGCGGAACGGCGCCTGGCCTGTACTTCAAACGCCATAATACGCACTTTTTCTTTTTGCCCGGCGTACCCGGCGAGGTGCGCCATCTGATGCAAAAAGACGTGCTGGCCCTGCTGGCCGAGTTTTACCGCCTTAAACCCATTACCACACGCCTTTTAAGGACCACCGGCATTCCGGAATCGCGATTGATTGACAAAATCGGCGATCTGCTGGAGCAATACCGCCAATTCCGGCTGGCCTTTCTGCCCCGTTTTCGCGGGGTTGATTTGCGCTTTACCCTGCCGCAGGACGCTGAACAGGAACGCAAAACTTTCGAAGAGTTTGTGGCCAGCGTTAAAAACCGCCTGCAAAAATACATCTTTACGGAAGAGGAAAAAGAACTGGAAGAAGCGCTGGGCGAAATTTTAAAAGGAAAAGGCCTCACACTTTCCGTAGCAGAGAGTTTTACCGGCGGCCTGCTCGGCGATTTAATCACCAACGTTCCTGGCAGCTCCGCCTACTTTCTGGGCGGCGCCGTCACTTACAGCAACGCCAGCAAAATGCAGTTACTGGGCGTTAAACAACAAACCCTTCAAACCTTTGGGGCGGTCAGCCAGGAAACCGTTTTAGAAATGGCGCGCGGCGTACAGAATCTTTTTAAAAGCGACTGCGCCATCGCCACAACCGGCATTGCCGGCCCCGGCGGCGCAACCGCCCAAAAACCGGTCGGTTTATGCTACATTGCCGCTCGTTTTAAAGATAAAGAACGCGTCAAAAAATTTCAGTTTGGCGCCGATCGCATCATGAACAAACAACGGGGCGCCATCGCCGGACTGGAGCTGCTACGCCGTTTGATTTTGAACATTGAATGA